In Sphingomonas sp. SUN019, one genomic interval encodes:
- a CDS encoding DUF1343 domain-containing protein, with product MKFGIDRLLADPALRKPLEGKRVALLAHPASVTADLTHSLDALVAAGVNVTAMFGPQHGVRGDLQDNMMESPDFTDPTYNVPVFSLYGEVRRPSGQSMHTFDVLLVDLQDVGCRIYTFVTTLLYVLEAAEAHGKAVWVLDRPNPAGRPVEGLTLRPGWESFVGAGPMPMRHGMTLGEMGRWFVDHFRLDVDYHVIAMEGWQPEIGPGFGWPAERPWINPSPNAANVNMARDYAGTVMLEGTTLSEGRGTTRPLELFGAPNIDAKAVIAEMRRLAPEWLTGCTLRDVAFQPTFHKHHGQLCSGVFIHAEGAGYDHAAFRPWRVQALAFKAIRILYPDYDLWRNFPYEYEFDKLAIDVINGGPALREWVDDTSATPADLDAITLPDEAAWMETRRSYLLY from the coding sequence ATGAAATTCGGTATCGATCGCCTGCTCGCCGACCCTGCCTTGCGCAAGCCGCTGGAGGGGAAACGCGTCGCCTTGCTCGCCCACCCTGCGTCGGTGACCGCCGACCTGACGCACAGCCTCGACGCGCTGGTCGCGGCGGGGGTGAACGTCACCGCGATGTTCGGGCCGCAGCACGGCGTGCGCGGTGATTTGCAGGACAATATGATGGAGTCGCCCGACTTCACCGATCCGACCTACAACGTGCCGGTCTTCAGCCTGTACGGCGAGGTGCGGCGGCCGAGCGGGCAATCGATGCACACGTTCGATGTGCTGCTGGTCGATCTGCAGGACGTCGGCTGCCGCATCTACACCTTCGTGACGACATTGCTGTACGTGCTGGAAGCAGCGGAAGCGCATGGGAAAGCGGTGTGGGTGCTCGATCGCCCCAACCCCGCCGGCCGCCCGGTCGAGGGGCTGACGCTGCGACCCGGCTGGGAGAGTTTCGTCGGGGCGGGGCCGATGCCGATGCGGCACGGGATGACGCTGGGCGAGATGGGGCGGTGGTTTGTCGACCATTTCCGGCTCGACGTGGATTACCACGTGATCGCGATGGAGGGGTGGCAGCCCGAGATTGGGCCGGGCTTCGGCTGGCCTGCCGAACGACCGTGGATCAACCCAAGCCCCAACGCCGCCAACGTCAACATGGCTCGCGATTACGCCGGCACCGTGATGCTGGAGGGGACGACATTGTCCGAAGGCCGCGGGACGACGCGGCCATTGGAGCTGTTCGGTGCGCCGAATATCGATGCGAAGGCGGTGATCGCCGAGATGCGCCGCCTCGCACCCGAGTGGCTGACCGGCTGTACATTGCGCGACGTGGCGTTCCAGCCGACCTTCCACAAACATCACGGTCAACTGTGCAGCGGTGTCTTCATCCACGCCGAGGGGGCAGGGTACGATCACGCCGCGTTCCGCCCGTGGCGGGTGCAGGCGCTGGCGTTCAAGGCGATCCGCATACTATATCCGGACTACGACCTGTGGCGCAACTTTCCGTATGAATATGAGTTCGACAAGCTCGCGATCGACGTCATCAACGGCGGCCCGGCGCTACGCGAATGGGTTGACGATACGTCCGCAACGCCCGCCGATCTCGATGCGATCACGCTGCCCGACGAGGCCGCGTGGATGGAAACCCGGCGATCGTACCTACTTTATTGA
- a CDS encoding DOMON-like domain-containing protein, with translation MHRFHLIPHPNHPPLAVREITVELHLTDRDDVLLTYVVEGAERLIVPELVTPERADGLWKTTCFELFLMFNDDDERYVEFNFSPSTRWAAYTFDGYREGMAPLDRDIAPQIERLSDRIEVDCDLGGLPPGPLRMALTAVIEEQGERKSFWSLAHPPGAPDFHNPACFVARLPAPDAS, from the coding sequence ATGCACCGTTTTCACCTGATCCCACACCCCAATCATCCGCCGCTGGCGGTGCGCGAGATTACCGTGGAACTGCATCTGACGGACCGGGACGATGTTCTCCTGACCTATGTCGTGGAAGGGGCCGAGCGGCTTATCGTGCCGGAGTTGGTCACGCCCGAACGCGCTGACGGGCTGTGGAAGACCACCTGTTTCGAGCTGTTCCTGATGTTCAACGACGACGACGAACGATACGTCGAGTTCAATTTCTCCCCATCCACACGGTGGGCGGCGTACACGTTCGACGGCTATCGCGAGGGGATGGCCCCACTCGACCGCGACATAGCGCCGCAGATCGAGCGATTATCGGACCGCATTGAGGTGGACTGCGACCTCGGTGGATTGCCGCCGGGGCCGCTGCGCATGGCGTTGACCGCGGTGATCGAGGAGCAGGGCGAGCGGAAGTCGTTCTGGTCGCTCGCGCATCCGCCGGGCGCGCCGGATTTCCACAACCCGGCTTGCTTCGTCGCGCGGCTCCCGGCACCTGACGCCTCATGA
- a CDS encoding 2'-5' RNA ligase family protein encodes MTALFGAQDQSFFDGQRTRYFPPERNHLAAHLTMFHHLPPSIANEVKHRLSQETRGVRAPVARVAGLVSLGRGVAYRIESPDLASIRQRLTDAFAGLLTPQDQAGWRAHVTVQNKVEPAVAKALLSDLQTGFAPRPVAIAGLAAYWYRGGPWELMSRHMFAP; translated from the coding sequence GTGACGGCGCTATTCGGTGCGCAGGATCAGTCGTTTTTCGACGGTCAGCGGACGCGGTATTTTCCGCCCGAACGCAACCACCTCGCGGCGCATCTCACGATGTTCCACCACCTCCCGCCATCGATCGCGAACGAAGTGAAGCATCGCCTGTCGCAGGAGACGCGCGGCGTTCGCGCGCCGGTCGCGCGGGTTGCGGGGCTGGTCTCGCTCGGACGTGGGGTCGCCTATCGCATCGAAAGTCCTGATCTGGCGTCGATCCGGCAGCGGTTGACGGACGCCTTTGCCGGTCTGCTGACGCCGCAGGATCAGGCGGGCTGGCGTGCGCACGTCACGGTGCAGAACAAGGTGGAACCGGCGGTCGCAAAGGCGCTGCTGAGCGACCTGCAGACCGGCTTCGCGCCGCGGCCTGTGGCTATCGCGGGACTTGCCGCGTATTGGTATCGCGGCGGGCCGTGGGAGTTGATGTCACGGCATATGTTCGCACCTTGA
- a CDS encoding tetratricopeptide repeat-containing sulfotransferase family protein, with protein sequence MTTETNTLDPLTNLLGEVRRLIEAKQPEQARELLAGHRALDPGTSIGWRALAGAWRAAGAPQMAADAQLRAIEAALREPDMAAAKAAMTKRDYAAAERLLKERLAARPSDAAALAMLGDLAVRARHFEDADRLLTRALEIAPGFRPARQSLAFAHYSRSRTAEGLEQVALILNEVPSDIPARELKGALLIQRGDEEAAIELLQKLLAEAPDGAASSWLRLGHALKSVGRTDEGIAAYRQAIARDISVGETWWSLANLKTFRFTDADVTAMRALVANPGTSHADRAATEFALGKAMEDAKEDETAFAHYSRGNALRRETTPYDAEETTTLRHRCETLFDAAFFAARPGGCPSPEPIFVVGMPRSGSTLVEQIIGSHPLVESTRELSFLTRIIQRIDDRAGKDATGHYPEILATLTPEQRYAMGREYLDRAGAMRRTERPYFIDKMPNNFHHVGLIQLILPNARIVDARRHPMATGFSCFKQSFAHHQQFSYELTELGRYYVDYVELMRAYDRALPGRVHRVVNERLIADVEGEVRALLDYLHLPFDAACLSPHENAGAIRTPSAEQVRQPIGNQGTNQWRRFDRHLGPLRDALGPVIDSYADPIP encoded by the coding sequence ATGACGACCGAAACCAACACGCTCGATCCGCTGACGAATCTGCTCGGCGAGGTGCGCCGGTTGATCGAGGCGAAACAGCCCGAACAGGCGCGCGAACTGCTTGCAGGGCATCGCGCGCTCGATCCTGGCACGTCGATCGGCTGGCGCGCGCTGGCCGGCGCGTGGCGGGCGGCGGGCGCGCCACAGATGGCGGCCGACGCGCAATTGCGCGCGATCGAGGCGGCTTTGCGCGAACCGGATATGGCGGCGGCCAAGGCGGCGATGACGAAACGCGACTATGCCGCTGCCGAACGATTGTTGAAGGAGCGCCTGGCTGCGCGGCCGAGCGATGCGGCGGCGCTGGCGATGCTCGGCGATCTCGCGGTGCGCGCGCGGCATTTCGAGGATGCCGACCGGTTGCTGACGCGCGCGCTGGAGATCGCGCCCGGCTTCCGCCCGGCCCGCCAGAGCCTGGCCTTCGCGCACTACAGTCGCTCGCGCACCGCCGAAGGGCTTGAGCAGGTCGCGCTGATCCTGAACGAAGTTCCGTCGGACATTCCGGCGCGCGAGTTGAAGGGCGCGCTGCTGATCCAGCGCGGCGACGAGGAGGCCGCGATCGAACTGCTCCAGAAACTGCTGGCCGAAGCGCCCGATGGCGCCGCGTCGTCGTGGCTGCGGTTGGGGCATGCTTTGAAGTCGGTCGGTCGCACCGACGAAGGGATCGCCGCCTATCGACAGGCGATCGCGCGTGACATCTCGGTCGGCGAAACGTGGTGGAGCCTGGCCAACCTCAAGACGTTCCGCTTCACCGATGCGGATGTGACGGCAATGCGCGCGCTGGTGGCGAATCCCGGCACCAGCCACGCCGACCGCGCCGCAACCGAATTCGCGCTGGGAAAGGCGATGGAAGACGCGAAGGAGGACGAAACCGCCTTCGCGCACTATTCCCGCGGCAATGCGCTGCGGCGTGAGACGACCCCCTATGACGCCGAGGAAACGACCACCCTGCGGCACCGCTGCGAGACCCTGTTCGACGCCGCCTTCTTCGCCGCTCGCCCCGGCGGCTGCCCGTCGCCCGAACCGATCTTCGTGGTCGGGATGCCGCGCTCGGGATCGACTCTGGTCGAACAAATCATCGGCAGCCATCCGTTGGTCGAAAGCACGCGCGAACTGTCGTTCCTGACCCGGATCATCCAGCGGATTGACGACCGCGCGGGCAAGGACGCCACGGGCCACTACCCGGAAATCCTCGCGACGCTGACGCCCGAGCAGCGCTACGCGATGGGCCGCGAATATCTCGATCGCGCAGGCGCGATGCGGCGCACCGAACGGCCGTACTTCATCGACAAGATGCCCAACAATTTCCATCACGTCGGACTGATTCAGCTAATCCTGCCCAACGCGCGGATTGTCGATGCGCGGCGGCATCCGATGGCGACGGGCTTTTCCTGTTTCAAGCAAAGCTTCGCGCATCATCAGCAGTTCAGCTATGAACTGACTGAGCTTGGTCGCTATTACGTCGATTATGTCGAGTTGATGCGCGCGTATGATCGCGCCCTGCCCGGCCGAGTCCACCGTGTCGTCAACGAACGCCTGATCGCCGATGTGGAGGGGGAGGTTCGCGCCTTGCTCGACTATCTCCATCTGCCGTTCGACGCCGCCTGCCTGTCGCCGCATGAGAACGCAGGCGCGATCCGTACGCCCAGCGCCGAACAGGTCCGCCAACCGATCGGCAATCAGGGTACCAATCAATGGCGTCGCTTCGACCGCCATCTCGGGCCGCTGCGCGATGCGCTCGGGCCGGTGATCGACAGCTATGCCGATCCCATCCCCTGA
- a CDS encoding ABC transporter substrate-binding protein gives MLADSIAQGLVRFDAAGQIEPGIAERWIVTDEGNSYIFRLRDAEWSDGKPVTAADIVTILKRQIAPGSHNPLAPYLTAIDSIVEMTPQVIQIELSRPRPDLLKLFAQPEMAIVRLRPPGGTGPFRIVRQGARSLRMTPVPDPNRAIDEQREPTPEDDVRLISERAARAIVRFAAKQSDLVTGGTIADWPLIAMTEVAPANIRLDPAAGLFGLTIVNREGFLAAVENRAAVAGAIDREALTETFTPDWTPTETLLPDQLDSTIPPAQPAWASVPLADRRIAGRNAVARWRGANRGAAPAVRVALPVGPGATTLWTRIAVDLMAIGVRPTRVGMDDDADLRLIDQVAPHDSARWYVANACAPCSTEATAAIEAARLAPTLGQRAAALAAADAALALDVSYIPIARPFRWSLVALRLRQWQANARAWHPLNRLRRDTN, from the coding sequence GTGCTGGCCGACTCGATCGCTCAGGGCCTGGTTCGGTTCGACGCCGCAGGGCAGATCGAACCCGGGATCGCCGAACGCTGGATCGTCACCGACGAAGGCAACAGCTACATCTTCCGTCTGCGCGACGCCGAATGGTCCGACGGCAAGCCGGTTACCGCGGCCGATATCGTGACCATCCTGAAACGGCAGATCGCGCCGGGTTCGCACAACCCGCTCGCGCCGTATCTGACTGCGATCGATTCGATCGTCGAGATGACGCCGCAGGTGATCCAGATCGAGCTGAGCCGCCCGCGACCCGATCTCCTGAAGCTGTTCGCCCAGCCCGAAATGGCGATCGTGCGGTTGCGTCCACCGGGCGGCACCGGGCCTTTCCGCATCGTGCGGCAGGGAGCGCGATCGCTCCGGATGACGCCGGTTCCCGATCCCAACCGCGCGATCGACGAGCAGCGTGAGCCAACGCCCGAAGACGACGTGCGGCTGATCTCGGAACGCGCCGCGCGTGCGATCGTCCGCTTCGCTGCGAAACAGTCCGATCTGGTGACCGGCGGCACGATCGCCGATTGGCCGCTGATCGCCATGACGGAGGTCGCCCCCGCCAACATCCGTCTCGATCCCGCGGCCGGTCTGTTCGGACTGACGATCGTCAATCGCGAAGGTTTTCTGGCCGCGGTCGAGAACCGCGCCGCGGTGGCCGGCGCGATCGACCGCGAGGCCCTGACCGAAACCTTCACCCCCGATTGGACGCCGACCGAGACGTTGCTTCCCGATCAGCTCGATTCGACCATTCCGCCCGCACAACCCGCCTGGGCCAGCGTTCCGCTCGCCGATCGTCGGATCGCCGGCCGCAACGCGGTAGCGCGATGGCGCGGCGCTAACCGTGGCGCCGCACCGGCGGTTCGCGTCGCATTGCCGGTCGGTCCGGGAGCGACGACGCTGTGGACTCGCATCGCGGTCGACCTGATGGCGATCGGCGTCCGTCCCACGCGCGTCGGGATGGACGATGACGCCGACCTGCGGCTGATCGATCAGGTCGCGCCGCATGATAGCGCGCGCTGGTACGTCGCGAATGCCTGCGCGCCATGCAGCACCGAGGCGACGGCAGCAATCGAGGCCGCGCGGCTCGCCCCGACGCTGGGCCAACGCGCCGCCGCGCTGGCCGCTGCCGACGCTGCGCTGGCGCTCGACGTGTCGTACATCCCAATCGCGCGGCCGTTCCGCTGGTCGCTGGTCGCGCTGCGCTTGCGGCAGTGGCAGGCGAACGCGCGCGCGTGGCACCCGTTGAACCGGCTGCGTCGCGACACCAATTGA
- a CDS encoding integration host factor subunit beta, which translates to MIRSELVQQIAEDNPELSLRDVEAIVSTFFDEIVRRLAEDGRVELRGFGAFSTRARGARTGRNPRTGELVDVTAKRVPYFKPGKEMRVRLNV; encoded by the coding sequence ATGATCCGGTCTGAACTTGTACAGCAGATTGCAGAGGACAACCCGGAGTTGTCGTTGCGCGACGTCGAAGCGATCGTGTCGACGTTTTTCGATGAGATCGTGCGACGGCTTGCCGAGGACGGCAGGGTCGAACTGCGTGGCTTTGGCGCCTTCTCCACCCGCGCACGCGGCGCGCGTACCGGCCGCAACCCGCGCACCGGCGAACTGGTCGACGTTACCGCCAAGCGCGTGCCCTATTTCAAACCCGGCAAGGAAATGCGCGTCCGCCTGAACGTGTGA
- the rpsA gene encoding 30S ribosomal protein S1 gives MATQANPTRDDFAAMLDDMFGGADSFEGRVVHGTVTGIENDMAVIDVGLKSEGRVPLREFAAPGQKAELKVGDEVEVYVDRVENVHGEAMLSRDRARREAAWDKLETEFTKTARVEGVIFGRVKGGFTVDLSGAVAFLPGSQVDIRPVRDVTPLMDIPQPFQILKMDRKRGNIVVSRRAVLEETRAEQRSGLIMSLAEGQIIEGVVKNITDYGAFVDLGGIDGLLHVTDLSYKRVGHPSEMINIGDTVKVQIIRINKDTQRISLGMKQLESDPWDGAMAKYPVGAKLSGRVTNITEYGAFVELEAGIEGLVHVSEMSWTKKNVHPGKIVSTSQEVDVIVLEVDEDKRRISLGLKQAISNPWEAFAAEHPIGSTVEGEVKNATEFGLFIGLDNDVDGMVHMSDIAWGVSGEDALNLHRKGETVQAVVLDIDPEKERISLGMKQLERGAPVAGGIAAAGDKLNKNAVVTVTVLEVRDAGLEVQQGDDGATGFIKRTDLGRDRDEQRPERFQVGQKFDAMVTGFDRSKKPTFSIKAMQISEEKQAVAQYGSSDSGASLGDILGAALKAKTDDGKN, from the coding sequence ATGGCCACCCAGGCAAATCCCACACGCGACGATTTCGCGGCGATGCTCGATGACATGTTCGGCGGCGCCGACAGCTTCGAAGGCCGCGTGGTGCACGGCACCGTCACCGGCATCGAAAACGACATGGCGGTCATCGACGTCGGGCTGAAGAGCGAAGGCCGCGTGCCGTTGCGCGAATTCGCCGCGCCGGGCCAGAAGGCCGAGCTGAAGGTCGGTGACGAAGTCGAGGTCTATGTCGACCGCGTGGAAAACGTCCACGGCGAAGCGATGCTGTCGCGCGATCGCGCCCGCCGCGAAGCCGCCTGGGACAAGCTGGAAACCGAATTCACCAAGACCGCGCGCGTCGAAGGCGTGATCTTCGGCCGCGTGAAGGGCGGCTTCACCGTCGACCTGAGCGGCGCGGTGGCGTTCCTGCCCGGCTCGCAGGTCGACATCCGCCCGGTGCGCGACGTGACCCCGCTGATGGACATCCCGCAGCCGTTCCAGATCCTGAAGATGGACCGCAAGCGCGGCAACATCGTCGTATCGCGCCGCGCTGTCCTCGAAGAAACCCGTGCAGAGCAGCGTTCGGGCCTGATCATGAGCCTGGCCGAGGGCCAGATCATCGAAGGCGTGGTTAAGAACATCACCGATTACGGTGCGTTCGTCGATCTCGGCGGGATCGACGGCCTGCTGCACGTCACCGACCTCAGCTACAAGCGCGTCGGCCACCCGAGCGAGATGATCAACATAGGCGACACCGTGAAGGTGCAGATCATCCGCATCAACAAGGACACGCAGCGCATCAGCCTCGGCATGAAGCAGCTCGAGAGCGACCCGTGGGATGGCGCGATGGCGAAGTATCCGGTCGGCGCGAAGCTGTCGGGCCGCGTCACGAACATCACCGAATATGGCGCGTTCGTCGAACTGGAAGCGGGCATCGAAGGCCTGGTCCATGTCAGCGAGATGAGCTGGACCAAGAAGAACGTCCATCCGGGCAAGATCGTGTCGACCTCGCAGGAAGTCGACGTCATCGTGCTCGAGGTCGACGAGGACAAGCGTCGCATCTCGCTGGGCCTGAAGCAGGCCATCAGCAATCCGTGGGAGGCGTTCGCCGCCGAACATCCGATCGGCTCGACCGTCGAGGGCGAAGTCAAGAACGCGACCGAATTCGGCCTGTTTATCGGGCTCGACAACGACGTCGACGGCATGGTCCATATGTCGGACATCGCGTGGGGCGTGTCGGGCGAGGATGCGTTGAACCTCCATCGCAAGGGTGAAACCGTCCAGGCAGTCGTGCTCGACATCGATCCCGAGAAGGAGCGCATCTCGCTCGGCATGAAGCAGCTCGAGCGTGGCGCACCCGTTGCGGGCGGCATCGCGGCGGCTGGCGACAAGCTGAACAAGAATGCGGTCGTCACCGTGACCGTGCTCGAAGTTCGCGACGCGGGCCTCGAAGTGCAGCAGGGCGACGATGGCGCGACCGGCTTCATCAAGCGTACGGACCTAGGCCGCGATCGCGACGAGCAGCGTCCGGAGCGGTTCCAGGTCGGGCAGAAGTTCGACGCGATGGTCACCGGCTTCGATCGGTCGAAGAAGCCTACCTTCTCGATCAAGGCGATGCAGATCTCCGAAGAGAAGCAGGCCGTGGCGCAATACGGCTCGTCGGATTCGGGCGCATCGCTCGGCGATATCCTGGGTGCGGCGCTCAAGGCGAAGACCGACGACGGCAAGAACTGA
- a CDS encoding DUF4112 domain-containing protein, whose product MTERATHIDPAPFATGITPGTDPASVRKRIEAMEQLLEGAVVIPGINRRVGLDFALGLVPVVGDLFAAALGAWIVWEARNLGMTKFQLTRMAGRVGFDALLGAVPLIGDAADFFYRSNTRNLKTIKRHLDKHHPATATITQ is encoded by the coding sequence ATGACAGAGCGCGCAACCCATATCGACCCCGCCCCGTTCGCCACCGGCATTACGCCGGGGACAGATCCCGCATCGGTCCGCAAGCGGATCGAGGCGATGGAGCAATTGCTGGAGGGCGCTGTCGTCATCCCCGGCATCAACCGGCGCGTGGGGCTGGACTTCGCGTTGGGGCTGGTCCCGGTCGTCGGCGACCTGTTCGCCGCCGCACTGGGCGCGTGGATCGTGTGGGAGGCGCGCAACCTCGGCATGACGAAGTTCCAGCTGACGCGGATGGCGGGCCGCGTCGGGTTCGACGCGCTCCTGGGCGCGGTGCCGTTGATCGGCGATGCGGCTGATTTCTTCTACCGGTCGAACACGCGCAACCTGAAGACGATCAAGCGCCACCTCGACAAGCATCACCCCGCGACGGCGACGATCACTCAATAA
- the rimO gene encoding 30S ribosomal protein S12 methylthiotransferase RimO, whose protein sequence is MATKLPSPPRVGMVSLGCPKNLVDSERILTQLRADGYQMSPDYVGADVVLVNTCGFLDSAKEESLEAIGEAIAENGRVIVTGCFGKEADAIRTRFPQVLAITGAHEYEQVVEAVHAAAPAGLSPYLDLIPDAGLKLTPRHYSYLKISEGCNHRCAFCIIPSLRGDLVSRRPDAILREAEKLVAAGTKELLVISQDTSAYGVDIRHATYPLKGGGEVRAHMTDLARELGKIAPWVRLHYVYPYPHVDNVIPLMAEGLILPYLDIPFQHAAPAVLRRMKRPANDAKVLSRIHGWRDICPDIAIRSTFVVGFPGETEADFQYLLDWLDEAQLDRVGAFRFEPVEGASANALPDHVPEEVKEERYARIMDKCAAISAAKLQAKIGRTFDVIIDVVGEDGATGRSYADAPDIDGEVHLRDAGHLAQGDIVPVVIEDADEHDLFGVPA, encoded by the coding sequence ATGGCAACGAAACTCCCCTCCCCGCCCCGCGTGGGCATGGTCTCGCTCGGCTGTCCGAAGAATCTGGTCGACAGCGAACGGATCCTGACTCAGCTGCGCGCCGACGGTTACCAGATGTCGCCCGACTATGTCGGCGCCGATGTCGTGCTGGTCAACACCTGCGGCTTCCTTGATTCGGCGAAGGAAGAAAGCTTGGAGGCGATCGGCGAGGCGATTGCGGAGAACGGCCGCGTCATCGTGACAGGCTGTTTCGGGAAGGAAGCCGATGCGATCCGTACGCGCTTCCCGCAGGTGCTCGCGATCACCGGCGCGCACGAATACGAACAGGTGGTGGAGGCGGTTCACGCCGCCGCGCCCGCGGGGCTGTCGCCCTATCTCGATCTGATCCCCGACGCCGGGCTGAAACTGACCCCGCGTCACTACAGCTATCTGAAGATTTCGGAGGGCTGCAACCACCGCTGCGCCTTCTGCATCATCCCCTCGCTCCGCGGTGATCTCGTCAGCCGTCGCCCCGACGCGATTCTTCGCGAAGCTGAAAAGCTTGTGGCGGCGGGAACGAAGGAATTGCTGGTCATCAGCCAAGACACCTCGGCTTACGGCGTCGACATCCGCCACGCGACGTATCCGTTGAAGGGCGGCGGCGAAGTGCGCGCGCACATGACCGATCTGGCGCGTGAACTGGGCAAGATCGCCCCGTGGGTGCGCCTCCACTACGTCTATCCCTATCCGCACGTCGACAACGTCATCCCGCTGATGGCCGAGGGACTGATCCTCCCCTATCTCGACATCCCGTTCCAGCATGCCGCCCCCGCCGTCCTGCGCCGCATGAAGCGTCCCGCGAACGACGCCAAGGTGCTGAGCCGCATCCACGGCTGGCGTGATATCTGTCCGGATATCGCGATCCGATCGACCTTCGTCGTCGGCTTCCCCGGCGAAACTGAGGCCGATTTCCAGTATCTGCTCGACTGGCTCGACGAAGCGCAGCTCGACCGCGTCGGCGCGTTCCGCTTCGAGCCCGTGGAGGGCGCCTCCGCCAACGCGCTTCCCGATCACGTCCCCGAGGAAGTGAAGGAAGAACGCTACGCCCGCATCATGGACAAATGCGCCGCGATCAGCGCGGCGAAGCTGCAGGCCAAGATCGGTCGCACCTTCGACGTCATCATCGACGTGGTGGGGGAAGACGGCGCGACCGGCCGGTCCTACGCCGACGCGCCCGACATCGACGGCGAAGTCCATCTGCGCGACGCCGGGCATCTGGCGCAGGGCGATATCGTGCCGGTCGTGATCGAGGACGCCGACGAACACGATCTGTTCGGCGTCCCCGCCTGA